One genomic region from Candidatus Cybelea sp. encodes:
- a CDS encoding VOC family protein: MGQPVVHFEITGSDPAKLWNFYGGLFGWEFDTSAPVAGVISEPGNYGFINRYTTDDGTGIPGGVGGGTGYEGHVIFYVGVPNVEAALRKAESLGGTRRMGPVKNPGVELVVGHFMDPAGHLIGLAGPE, encoded by the coding sequence GTGGGACAACCGGTCGTGCATTTCGAGATCACTGGAAGCGATCCAGCGAAGCTTTGGAATTTCTACGGTGGTTTGTTCGGTTGGGAGTTTGATACGAGCGCGCCGGTCGCCGGTGTTATTTCCGAGCCGGGGAACTACGGATTCATAAATCGCTATACGACAGACGACGGCACCGGGATTCCTGGCGGAGTTGGCGGTGGGACCGGCTACGAAGGGCACGTAATCTTCTACGTCGGCGTCCCCAACGTTGAGGCGGCACTCCGGAAAGCCGAGAGCCTGGGCGGTACGCGCAGAATGGGTCCAGTGAAAAACCCTGGCGTGGAGTTGGTCGTCGGACACTTCATGGACCCGGCCGGTCATCTGATCGGTCTAGCCGGGCCGGAGTAG
- a CDS encoding ABC transporter permease: protein MAAPTLPMPGKPIAEDEVTFSKVTFWTRFRRHKLAIAGSVVLLLMILAAVFAGQISPFDPNSIDNGTAAIPHWNGTPLPPCFQDKATCWGHSLGTDEVGRDLLSRLLFGARISLTVGVFAVVMEILIGTVLGAIAGYYGGWVDYGLMRLTDVFLSIPLLPLLLVLTAIVAASSSKAALSFGVIVVIIGALSWPPVARLVRASFLSLREREFAEAARAVGNNDGRIIFRHLLPNAIAPIVVQATLDVAGVIILESTLSFLGLGIQPPTASWGNMLANAASNLQQAWWAAVFPGLCILVTVLAINYIGDGLRDALDPNMR, encoded by the coding sequence ATGGCCGCACCCACGCTGCCGATGCCCGGCAAGCCGATTGCCGAAGACGAAGTAACTTTTAGCAAGGTCACGTTCTGGACGCGCTTCCGCCGCCACAAACTGGCCATCGCGGGATCGGTCGTTCTGCTGCTGATGATTTTGGCCGCGGTTTTCGCCGGCCAGATCTCGCCCTTCGATCCCAACTCGATCGATAATGGGACCGCCGCGATACCGCACTGGAACGGCACGCCGCTCCCGCCGTGCTTTCAAGACAAAGCGACCTGTTGGGGCCACTCACTGGGAACCGATGAAGTCGGGCGCGACCTGCTCTCGCGCCTGCTCTTCGGCGCGCGCATTTCGCTTACGGTCGGCGTCTTCGCCGTGGTCATGGAGATTCTGATCGGGACGGTCTTAGGCGCGATCGCCGGGTACTACGGAGGCTGGGTCGACTACGGGCTGATGCGCCTTACCGACGTCTTTCTCTCGATTCCGCTACTGCCGCTGTTGCTGGTCCTCACGGCGATCGTGGCGGCGAGCTCCTCGAAGGCGGCTTTAAGCTTCGGAGTGATCGTCGTGATTATCGGCGCGCTCTCGTGGCCGCCGGTCGCGCGTCTCGTGCGAGCCTCGTTCTTGAGCCTGCGCGAGCGCGAGTTCGCAGAGGCCGCGCGCGCCGTCGGCAACAACGACGGGCGCATCATCTTTCGTCATCTGCTCCCCAATGCCATCGCGCCGATCGTCGTTCAGGCGACGCTCGACGTCGCCGGCGTCATCATCCTGGAGTCGACGCTCTCGTTTTTAGGCCTCGGGATTCAGCCGCCGACCGCGTCTTGGGGTAATATGCTGGCAAACGCCGCCAGCAATTTGCAGCAAGCCTGGTGGGCGGCGGTCTTTCCCGGCCTCTGCATCCTCGTTACGGTGCTGGCCATCAACTATATCGGTGACGGCCTGCGCGACGCGCTCGATCCCAACATGAGGTAG